A window of the Drosophila simulans strain w501 chromosome 2L, Prin_Dsim_3.1, whole genome shotgun sequence genome harbors these coding sequences:
- the LOC6732183 gene encoding transcription factor SPT20 homolog isoform X12, whose translation MATSTLQSPSPSPSTASVSSKNPQLKRVVYSKYRELLGSYNDKANAIIDTLPAYMVRQDRGFQLSELPVNGDANRNGLESSYGQRGGGGSGNGGYEAPACVQNAMMTKDKKPFTYTPGGIDLSQIRSERMAKRLARNAQSEGATGAAQQNRPAQPQSPGGPGGAASSIGAAAMGMPFQVLPPPPPPPQPQSGKNGTQGASAAPPPPPPQQPSTLAPPTGRLSAPGSPATARKSPTPQRFEPPPLGFRPEIKIPPNPMAALRKVAPPVEKNTFWKDEYIKDRSKSPLPEVAPAANGGYSSTTADAVDGPRPSAASVESSYSPYTPTQQVPPVAKSPPVQYQQPSPPATPPQQQQQQSEQPPATRPEFRSVPMPTSPAVNVYTRQTDSPRSPFEPQQQQQQQPQRSTESPFRFAQQQQQQSPQQRPPTAISPLAQVQQQQQQQLQQQQQQLQQLQQQQFQQQQLQQQQFQQQQLQQQQLQQQQQQQQQLQQQQQQPASQSVPWRTQRAQPGAQQQQDSHPQPIYNNVQQQQQRSRDVFSPARNETPAANTFNSQQQQNQFGGASKPTNVGSLYIAPLAQPTEPQAQRILLQQQQQSSARDSPMRQLPQQQQPQTNQPMRWLSSQPASKEQAPWARPEENGNVLPSTLRQTTPAPQPQVVPQPQPQQQQQQTTFYQPQLVQGNGYGPTPVSAAPISLQNFGSNPQPGGLRLQINLNTNGNSSNNTNQSAPRERIIPITLEQTPTYAAAQPNFGAPAGHIIRSANQFVDQGYQNYPPQAQRFPSPNQPTSTSNNTNGNATRLIPIAIERGRGGPVSQSPVLLQNDPRSPPIQSKSFRILQKITDTVDDGSGNGDLRQDMQQTPHEAELQRPQFARQMSAQQARNSPTIEQMRRLQIGQDQQNNQQQSGTPLVWSPQGNGVSAQNRFTQQRYDTPQQQQYVPPSEQQAPEPKKYTGSAIPSRSFKILQAMTTPENAGPGQSDL comes from the exons ATGGCCACCTCAACGCTGCAATCTCCGTCGCCGTCGCCATCAACTGCCTCCGTGTCATCCAAGAATCCGCAGCTGAAGCGCGTCGTGTACTCCAAGTATCGGGAACTACTTGGTTCTTATAATGATAAGGCCAATGCCATCATCGACACTCTGCCCGCATATATGGTTCGTCAGGATCGCGGATTTCAGTTGTCGGAGCTGCCCGTGAACGGGGATGCCAATCGCAACGGCCTGGAATCGTC GTATGGACAGCGCGGAGGAGGCGGATCCGGAAACGGTGGCTACGAAGCGCCCGCGTGCGTACAGAACGCGATGATGACAAAAGACAAGAAGCCCTTCACCTACACGCCCGGCGGCATCGATCTCTCCCAGATCCGGTCGGAGCGGATGGCTAAGCGGTTGGCGCGCAATGCCCAATCGGAAGGAGCCACCGGAGCCGCCCAACAGAACAGACCCGCCCAGCCACAGTCGCCAGGTGGGCCAGGTGGTGCAGCCAGTTCGATTGGAGCCGCTGCCATGGGCATGCCGTTCCAGgtgctgccgccgccaccaccgccgccgcaaCCACAGTCGGGTAAGAATGGCACCCAAGGTGCTAGCGCCgcacccccaccaccacccccacaACAACCCAGCACATTAGCGCCACCCACTGGGCGCCTAAGTGCTCCCGGTTCCCCGGCAACGGCGCGCAAATCGCCAACTCCACAGCGTTTTGAGCCACCGCCACTGGGATTCCGGCCGGAGATCAAGATACCGCCAAATCCCATGGCTGCACTGCGCAAGGTAGCACCGCCAGTGGAGAAGAACACGTTCTGGAAGGACGAGTACATTAAGGATCGCTCCAAGAGTCCGCTCCCCGAGGTGGCACCTGCTGCGAATGGAGGATATAGCAGCACCACAGCCGATGCCGTTGATG GTCCAAGACCATCGGCGGCTAGCGTTGAAAGCAGCTACAGTCCTTACACACCGACTCAGCAAGTTCCGCCCGTGGCCAAGAGTCCACCGGTGCAATACCAACAGCCATCACCACCGGCAAcaccgccgcagcagcagcagcaacagtcggAGCAGCCACCTGCAACACGCCCGGAGTTCCGCAGTGTGCCCATGCCCACATCGCCAGCGGTGAACGTCTACACACGTCAAACGGACAGTCCCAGATCGCCTTTCgagccgcagcaacagcagcagcagcaaccacagcGATCCACTGAGAGCCCCTTCCGGtttgcacagcagcagcagcaacagtcacCGCAGCAACGTCCACCAACAGCGATATCGCCGCTGGCtcaggtgcagcagcagcagcaacagcagttgcaacagcagcagcaacagctccagcagctgcagcaacagcagttccagcagcaacaactgcaacaacagcagttccagcaacaacagttgcagcaacagcaactgcagcaacagcagcagcaacagcaacagctgcagcaacagcagcagcaaccggcATCTCAATCAGTACCATGGCGCACTCAACGTGCTCAGCCTGgagcacaacagcaacaggatTCGCATCCACAACCCATCTACAACAAtgttcagcagcagcaacaaagatCTCGCGATGTCTTCAGTCCGGCAAGGAATGAAACACCGGCAGCAAACACGTTCAAttcacagcagcaacaaaaccAATTTGGTGGAGCATCAAAGCCG ACCAACGTTGGATCGCTTTACATAGCTCCACTGGCCCAGCCCACTGAGCCGCAGGCTCAACGAATCCttttgcaacagcagcagcagtcatCTGCTCGGGATTCTCCCATGCGCCAActtccacagcagcagcagccacagacCAACCAACCGATGAGATGGCTCAGCTCACAGCCGGCTAGCAAGGAGCAGGCACCCTGGGCTCGTCCCGAGGAGAATGGCAACGTTCTGCCCTCCACCTTGCGTCAGACCACCCCGGCACCGCAGCCCCAAGTCGTCCCTCAAccgcagccacagcagcagcagcagcagactaCCTTCTACCAGCCGCAGTTGGTGCAAGGTAATGGCTATGGACCAACACCGGTCTCAGCCGCTCCCATCAGTCTGCAGAATTTCGGATCAAATCCACAGCCGGGAGGACTACGTTTGCAGATCAACCTAAACAccaatggcaacagcagcaataacaCAAATCAAAGTGCTCCACGG GAGCGTATCATACCGATAACTCTAGAGCAGACGCCGACGTATGCCGCAGCCCAGCCCAACTTTGGTG CGCCTGCAGGTCACATAATACGCTCAGCTAATCAATTTGTCGATCAAGGTTACCAGAATTACCCACCACAAGCCCAGCGATTCCCGTCGCCCAATCAGCCAACGAGTACGAGTAACAACACCAATGGCAATGCCACCCGATTAATCCCAATAGCCATCGAGAGAGGACGCGGCGGTCCAGTTTCCCAGTCGCCAGTGCTGCTCCAGAA CGATCCACGCTCACCGCCCATCCAATCGAAATCGTTTAGAATATTGCAAAAGATAACCGACACCGTGGACGATGGCAGCGGGAATGGCGATTTGCGGCAAGACATGCAGCAGACGCCCCATGAGGCGGAGCTGCAGCGGCCGCAGTTCGCCCGCCAGATGAGCGCCCAGCAGGCCAGGAATAGTCCGACCATCGAGCAGATGCGACGCCTGCAAATTGGACAGGATCAGCAGAATAACCAACAGCAGTCGGGTACGCCACTAGTTTGGTCCCCGCAAG GTAACGGAGTCTCCGCTCAGAACCGATTTACGCAACAACGATATG ataccccacaacaacagcaatatgTGCCGCCAAGTGAACAGCAAGCTCCGGAACCCAAAAAATACACAGGCAGCGCTATACCCAGTCGATCATTCAAAATTCTACAGGCAATGACAACACCTGAAAATGCCG
- the LOC6732183 gene encoding histone-lysine N-methyltransferase 2D isoform X15, with protein sequence MATSTLQSPSPSPSTASVSSKNPQLKRVVYSKYRELLGSYNDKANAIIDTLPAYMVRQDRGFQLSELPVNGDANRNGLESSYGQRGGGGSGNGGYEAPACVQNAMMTKDKKPFTYTPGGIDLSQIRSERMAKRLARNAQSEGATGAAQQNRPAQPQSPGGPGGAASSIGAAAMGMPFQVLPPPPPPPQPQSGKNGTQGASAAPPPPPPQQPSTLAPPTGRLSAPGSPATARKSPTPQRFEPPPLGFRPEIKIPPNPMAALRKVAPPVEKNTFWKDEYIKDRSKSPLPEVAPAANGGYSSTTADAVDGPRPSAASVESSYSPYTPTQQVPPVAKSPPVQYQQPSPPATPPQQQQQQSEQPPATRPEFRSVPMPTSPAVNVYTRQTDSPRSPFEPQQQQQQQPQRSTESPFRFAQQQQQQSPQQRPPTAISPLAQVQQQQQQQLQQQQQQLQQLQQQQFQQQQLQQQQFQQQQLQQQQLQQQQQQQQQLQQQQQQPASQSVPWRTQRAQPGAQQQQDSHPQPIYNNVQQQQQRSRDVFSPARNETPAANTFNSQQQQNQFGGASKPTNVGSLYIAPLAQPTEPQAQRILLQQQQQSSARDSPMRQLPQQQQPQTNQPMRWLSSQPASKEQAPWARPEENGNVLPSTLRQTTPAPQPQVVPQPQPQQQQQQTTFYQPQLVQGNGYGPTPVSAAPISLQNFGSNPQPGGLRLQINLNTNGNSSNNTNQSAPRERIIPITLEQTPTYAAAQPNFGGNGVSAQNRFTQQRYDTPQQQQYVPPSEQQAPEPKKYTGSAIPSRSFKILQAMTTPENAGPGQSDL encoded by the exons ATGGCCACCTCAACGCTGCAATCTCCGTCGCCGTCGCCATCAACTGCCTCCGTGTCATCCAAGAATCCGCAGCTGAAGCGCGTCGTGTACTCCAAGTATCGGGAACTACTTGGTTCTTATAATGATAAGGCCAATGCCATCATCGACACTCTGCCCGCATATATGGTTCGTCAGGATCGCGGATTTCAGTTGTCGGAGCTGCCCGTGAACGGGGATGCCAATCGCAACGGCCTGGAATCGTC GTATGGACAGCGCGGAGGAGGCGGATCCGGAAACGGTGGCTACGAAGCGCCCGCGTGCGTACAGAACGCGATGATGACAAAAGACAAGAAGCCCTTCACCTACACGCCCGGCGGCATCGATCTCTCCCAGATCCGGTCGGAGCGGATGGCTAAGCGGTTGGCGCGCAATGCCCAATCGGAAGGAGCCACCGGAGCCGCCCAACAGAACAGACCCGCCCAGCCACAGTCGCCAGGTGGGCCAGGTGGTGCAGCCAGTTCGATTGGAGCCGCTGCCATGGGCATGCCGTTCCAGgtgctgccgccgccaccaccgccgccgcaaCCACAGTCGGGTAAGAATGGCACCCAAGGTGCTAGCGCCgcacccccaccaccacccccacaACAACCCAGCACATTAGCGCCACCCACTGGGCGCCTAAGTGCTCCCGGTTCCCCGGCAACGGCGCGCAAATCGCCAACTCCACAGCGTTTTGAGCCACCGCCACTGGGATTCCGGCCGGAGATCAAGATACCGCCAAATCCCATGGCTGCACTGCGCAAGGTAGCACCGCCAGTGGAGAAGAACACGTTCTGGAAGGACGAGTACATTAAGGATCGCTCCAAGAGTCCGCTCCCCGAGGTGGCACCTGCTGCGAATGGAGGATATAGCAGCACCACAGCCGATGCCGTTGATG GTCCAAGACCATCGGCGGCTAGCGTTGAAAGCAGCTACAGTCCTTACACACCGACTCAGCAAGTTCCGCCCGTGGCCAAGAGTCCACCGGTGCAATACCAACAGCCATCACCACCGGCAAcaccgccgcagcagcagcagcaacagtcggAGCAGCCACCTGCAACACGCCCGGAGTTCCGCAGTGTGCCCATGCCCACATCGCCAGCGGTGAACGTCTACACACGTCAAACGGACAGTCCCAGATCGCCTTTCgagccgcagcaacagcagcagcagcaaccacagcGATCCACTGAGAGCCCCTTCCGGtttgcacagcagcagcagcaacagtcacCGCAGCAACGTCCACCAACAGCGATATCGCCGCTGGCtcaggtgcagcagcagcagcaacagcagttgcaacagcagcagcaacagctccagcagctgcagcaacagcagttccagcagcaacaactgcaacaacagcagttccagcaacaacagttgcagcaacagcaactgcagcaacagcagcagcaacagcaacagctgcagcaacagcagcagcaaccggcATCTCAATCAGTACCATGGCGCACTCAACGTGCTCAGCCTGgagcacaacagcaacaggatTCGCATCCACAACCCATCTACAACAAtgttcagcagcagcaacaaagatCTCGCGATGTCTTCAGTCCGGCAAGGAATGAAACACCGGCAGCAAACACGTTCAAttcacagcagcaacaaaaccAATTTGGTGGAGCATCAAAGCCG ACCAACGTTGGATCGCTTTACATAGCTCCACTGGCCCAGCCCACTGAGCCGCAGGCTCAACGAATCCttttgcaacagcagcagcagtcatCTGCTCGGGATTCTCCCATGCGCCAActtccacagcagcagcagccacagacCAACCAACCGATGAGATGGCTCAGCTCACAGCCGGCTAGCAAGGAGCAGGCACCCTGGGCTCGTCCCGAGGAGAATGGCAACGTTCTGCCCTCCACCTTGCGTCAGACCACCCCGGCACCGCAGCCCCAAGTCGTCCCTCAAccgcagccacagcagcagcagcagcagactaCCTTCTACCAGCCGCAGTTGGTGCAAGGTAATGGCTATGGACCAACACCGGTCTCAGCCGCTCCCATCAGTCTGCAGAATTTCGGATCAAATCCACAGCCGGGAGGACTACGTTTGCAGATCAACCTAAACAccaatggcaacagcagcaataacaCAAATCAAAGTGCTCCACGG GAGCGTATCATACCGATAACTCTAGAGCAGACGCCGACGTATGCCGCAGCCCAGCCCAACTTTGGTG GTAACGGAGTCTCCGCTCAGAACCGATTTACGCAACAACGATATG ataccccacaacaacagcaatatgTGCCGCCAAGTGAACAGCAAGCTCCGGAACCCAAAAAATACACAGGCAGCGCTATACCCAGTCGATCATTCAAAATTCTACAGGCAATGACAACACCTGAAAATGCCG